The proteins below come from a single Agromyces flavus genomic window:
- a CDS encoding ArsR/SmtB family transcription factor, with amino-acid sequence MKAADDELSRVFHALADPTRRAILSRLHAGPATVGALAEPFDMSRPAISQHLNVLERAGLIERTATAQWRTCSLRTEPLDEASAWVERHRGEWNERFDLLDRQLRRMKGQEP; translated from the coding sequence GTGAAGGCGGCGGATGACGAGCTCAGCCGGGTCTTCCACGCGCTGGCCGACCCGACTCGACGGGCCATCCTGTCCCGGCTGCACGCCGGGCCGGCCACCGTCGGCGCACTGGCCGAGCCGTTCGACATGAGCCGCCCGGCGATCTCGCAGCATCTCAACGTGCTCGAGCGGGCGGGGCTCATCGAGCGGACCGCCACGGCACAGTGGCGCACCTGCTCGCTGCGGACCGAACCGCTCGACGAGGCATCCGCCTGGGTCGAACGGCATCGCGGCGAGTGGAACGAGCGGTTCGACCTGCTCGACCGGCAACTCCGCAGGATGAAAGGGCAGGAACCATGA
- a CDS encoding phage holin family protein, translated as MVRFLATVVISLVMSAVGLMLAAWLLPDFHLDAAGFLVAVVVFTIAQALLAPLATRLARRHASAILGGIGLISTFVALLIASLFPGGIRIDGVMAWVLATLLLWAVTALGTWLIPLLLFRKRRSDRATA; from the coding sequence ATGGTGCGCTTCCTCGCGACCGTCGTGATCTCGCTCGTCATGTCCGCGGTCGGGCTGATGCTGGCGGCCTGGCTGCTCCCCGACTTCCACCTCGACGCCGCCGGCTTCCTCGTCGCCGTGGTCGTCTTCACGATCGCCCAGGCCCTGCTCGCTCCGCTGGCGACGAGGCTCGCCCGCCGGCACGCCTCGGCGATCCTCGGCGGCATCGGGCTGATCTCGACCTTCGTCGCCCTGCTCATCGCCTCGCTGTTCCCCGGCGGCATCCGCATCGACGGCGTCATGGCGTGGGTGCTGGCGACGCTGCTGCTCTGGGCGGTGACGGCGCTCGGTACGTGGCTCATCCCGCTGCTGCTCTTCCGGAAGCGGCGCTCGGATCGCGCGACCGCCTGA
- a CDS encoding PQQ-dependent sugar dehydrogenase, producing MHIARSRLAALVTGAAVAASLVVAGPAAAHEGHDHGDEVAATTWANYERVRLAGTSGVGEPIDLAVLPDSRVLHTTRGGQLRLTDPAEGTTTVVNTIDVYANSEDGLQTVTLDPDFEENGWVYLYYAPRVMDAPYPETTPAGSSPNTLPAGADASYWDQWKGYNQLSRFRWDDEANSLDLSTEQVIIKVEVQRGQCCHVAGDVAFDNDGNVLLSTGDNTPAGTPGANGYAPMNDRAGYNPGFDARRGSGNTNDLRGKIIRIDVQEDGSYTIPAGNLFAPGTADTRPEIFAMGLRNPFRMDFDPETGAVTWGDYGPDAGTANVDRGPMGYVEWQSTTVPVNGGWPLCHGPNAEYSNWDYETLTVRNWYDCDAPVNPSPYNTGLQQLPAATEPQIWYGDRPEHQPWPEFGSGGQAPMGGPTYRYDEELESATKFPAYWDGKAFMGEFSRDRIFAFSQDDPDGPVTKIEDFLPNAALTAAGMPVWDNVMDMEFGPDGSLYVLDYGDGFFRPNPDAGLYRVDYVEGTKGPRVVLSADVTSGEGPLEVEFDASETTHPDGLDLSFAWDFEGDGTFTDGDAVASHTFTEDGQYQARVRVTDSSGRVSLASVTITVGNTAPVVEIVSPADGAFTDWGDTVAFEVKVTDPDETIDCSRVLWSYGLGHDNTHTHPLFTGTGCTATIETALEAGHGETENIYAQIGASYTDGGTDTAPALSGDDVVLLNPRALQAEHNDARSGDVTVVDDESAEGFRYLGGLDEGEWIAYDPVELGGITGVELRTKGEGTVTLTWADADGEQIAEFDVDSAEWQDVAVPLTVIPEGTGRVVVTSTGGVDLDQFEFTTSVSDIRSLLAALQDDGRITRGVAASFGDVLAEVDAALAAGDTATATARLEFIATQVPNRIRTDADAAALVIRAVEAVIANL from the coding sequence ATGCACATCGCACGTTCACGCCTCGCGGCGCTGGTGACCGGAGCCGCCGTCGCGGCTTCGCTCGTCGTCGCGGGGCCCGCTGCCGCCCATGAGGGCCATGACCACGGAGACGAGGTCGCGGCCACCACGTGGGCCAACTACGAGCGCGTCAGGCTCGCCGGCACCAGCGGGGTCGGCGAGCCGATCGACCTCGCCGTGCTGCCCGACTCCCGCGTGCTCCACACGACGCGCGGCGGCCAGCTCCGACTGACCGACCCCGCCGAGGGCACCACCACGGTCGTCAACACGATCGACGTCTACGCCAACTCCGAGGACGGACTGCAGACCGTCACGCTCGACCCCGATTTCGAGGAGAACGGCTGGGTCTACCTCTATTACGCACCGCGCGTGATGGACGCCCCGTACCCCGAGACCACGCCTGCCGGATCCTCGCCCAACACGCTGCCGGCCGGCGCCGATGCGTCGTACTGGGACCAATGGAAGGGCTACAACCAGCTCAGCCGCTTCAGGTGGGATGACGAGGCGAACTCGCTCGACCTCTCCACCGAGCAGGTCATCATCAAGGTCGAGGTCCAGCGCGGGCAGTGCTGCCACGTCGCCGGTGACGTCGCATTCGACAACGACGGCAATGTCCTCCTTTCGACGGGTGACAACACGCCCGCCGGCACGCCCGGCGCCAACGGCTACGCGCCCATGAACGACCGGGCCGGCTACAATCCCGGCTTCGACGCACGCCGCGGCTCGGGCAACACGAACGACCTCCGCGGCAAGATCATCCGGATCGACGTCCAGGAGGACGGCAGCTACACGATCCCCGCGGGCAACCTGTTCGCGCCGGGCACCGCCGACACCCGCCCGGAGATCTTCGCGATGGGTCTCCGCAACCCGTTCCGCATGGACTTCGACCCGGAGACCGGCGCGGTCACGTGGGGCGACTACGGTCCCGACGCGGGGACGGCGAACGTCGACCGCGGCCCGATGGGCTACGTCGAGTGGCAGTCGACCACGGTCCCCGTGAACGGCGGATGGCCCCTATGCCACGGCCCCAATGCGGAGTACAGCAACTGGGACTACGAGACGCTCACGGTGCGCAACTGGTACGACTGCGACGCACCGGTCAACCCGTCGCCCTACAACACGGGTCTCCAGCAGCTCCCGGCTGCGACCGAACCGCAGATCTGGTACGGCGACCGCCCCGAGCACCAGCCGTGGCCCGAGTTCGGCTCCGGTGGCCAGGCGCCCATGGGCGGGCCGACCTACCGCTACGACGAGGAGCTCGAGTCGGCGACCAAGTTCCCGGCGTATTGGGACGGCAAGGCCTTCATGGGCGAGTTCTCACGTGACCGCATCTTCGCGTTCTCGCAGGACGACCCCGACGGTCCCGTCACGAAGATCGAGGACTTCCTGCCCAACGCGGCCCTCACCGCCGCAGGCATGCCGGTCTGGGACAACGTGATGGACATGGAGTTCGGCCCCGACGGCTCGCTCTACGTGCTCGACTACGGCGACGGATTCTTCCGCCCGAACCCCGACGCCGGGCTCTACCGCGTCGACTACGTCGAGGGCACCAAGGGTCCGCGCGTCGTGCTGTCGGCGGACGTCACGTCGGGCGAGGGACCGCTCGAGGTCGAGTTCGACGCATCGGAGACGACCCACCCCGACGGGCTCGACCTGAGCTTCGCCTGGGACTTCGAGGGCGACGGCACCTTCACCGACGGTGACGCGGTCGCGTCGCACACGTTCACGGAGGACGGCCAGTACCAGGCCCGCGTGCGGGTCACGGACTCGAGCGGTCGCGTGAGCCTCGCCTCGGTCACCATCACCGTGGGCAACACGGCGCCGGTCGTCGAGATCGTCTCGCCCGCCGACGGCGCGTTCACCGACTGGGGCGACACCGTCGCCTTCGAGGTGAAGGTCACCGACCCCGATGAGACGATCGACTGCAGCCGCGTGCTGTGGAGCTACGGCCTCGGTCACGACAACACGCACACCCACCCGCTCTTCACGGGCACGGGATGCACTGCCACGATCGAGACGGCCCTCGAGGCCGGTCACGGCGAGACCGAGAACATCTACGCCCAGATCGGCGCCTCGTACACCGACGGCGGCACCGACACCGCGCCGGCACTCTCGGGTGACGACGTCGTCCTGCTCAACCCGCGCGCACTGCAGGCCGAGCACAACGACGCTCGCAGCGGCGACGTGACCGTGGTCGACGACGAGTCGGCCGAGGGCTTCCGCTACCTCGGCGGCCTCGACGAGGGTGAGTGGATCGCCTACGACCCGGTGGAGCTCGGCGGCATCACGGGCGTGGAGCTCCGCACCAAGGGCGAGGGCACCGTCACGCTCACGTGGGCCGATGCCGACGGTGAGCAGATCGCCGAGTTCGACGTCGACTCCGCCGAGTGGCAGGACGTCGCGGTGCCGCTCACGGTGATCCCCGAGGGCACCGGACGGGTCGTCGTGACCTCGACGGGCGGCGTGGACCTCGACCAGTTCGAGTTCACGACCTCGGTGAGCGACATCCGCTCGCTGCTCGCCGCCCTGCAGGACGACGGCCGCATCACCCGCGGCGTCGCGGCGTCCTTCGGCGACGTGCTGGCAGAGGTCGACGCGGCCCTCGCCGCCGGTGACACCGCGACGGCGACGGCCCGTCTCGAGTTCATCGCCACGCAGGTCCCGAACCGGATCCGCACCGACGCCGACGCGGCAGCGCTCGTGATCCGCGCCGTCGAGGCGGTGATCGCGAACCTGTAG
- a CDS encoding sugar phosphate isomerase/epimerase family protein: MDELTEQAEHDARVLGRSLGLTRRQLLAATTGMAAAAAVGLAGGHTHAHAATGAAADVANGPLVPPGKRGIILYTVRDAVGRNPLTSDLPSGFKEVLAELARIGYKQIEFAGYGQNANSEGGANLGTPEGAQLLRTWLDDNGLEAEGNHGQIPSTITDATIAAFDAACEVANILGFGHIGTGSDPTSSSYLADWQAAADRWNFFGERAATHGLKLYTHNHDAAYSFLLDSTPDAVTGLPTRSTGLRRLEWFLQNTDPNYVYLEMDIYWAHVAQHRFQSYTAPDGSVVQNVFDPAGLVAAQTTRFPLFHAKDGASRPDLAAGYSIVPFGAGDIDFTTFFQRIGAKGYHNSMYEQDNASTVNSLGVNAPSPSLSLENSAYSYGNLAALRG; the protein is encoded by the coding sequence ATGGATGAACTGACGGAACAGGCCGAGCACGACGCCCGCGTCCTCGGGCGCAGCCTCGGCCTGACGCGCCGGCAACTGCTGGCGGCCACGACGGGTATGGCCGCCGCCGCAGCGGTCGGGCTCGCCGGCGGCCACACGCACGCGCACGCGGCCACGGGCGCCGCCGCCGACGTGGCGAACGGACCGCTGGTCCCGCCCGGCAAGCGGGGCATCATCCTCTACACGGTGCGCGACGCGGTCGGCCGCAACCCGCTCACGAGCGACCTCCCCTCCGGCTTCAAGGAGGTCCTCGCGGAGCTGGCACGCATCGGGTACAAGCAGATCGAGTTCGCGGGCTACGGGCAGAACGCCAACTCCGAGGGCGGCGCGAACCTCGGAACGCCCGAGGGAGCACAGCTGCTCCGCACCTGGCTCGACGACAACGGCCTCGAGGCCGAGGGCAACCACGGCCAGATCCCGTCGACGATCACGGATGCGACGATCGCCGCATTCGACGCCGCGTGCGAGGTCGCCAACATCCTCGGATTCGGCCACATCGGCACCGGCAGCGACCCGACGAGCAGCTCGTACCTCGCCGACTGGCAGGCCGCGGCCGACCGCTGGAACTTCTTCGGCGAGCGCGCCGCGACGCACGGGCTCAAGCTGTACACGCACAACCATGACGCGGCGTACAGCTTCCTGCTCGACAGCACCCCCGACGCGGTGACCGGCCTTCCGACTCGCTCGACCGGCCTCCGCCGCCTGGAGTGGTTCCTGCAGAACACCGACCCGAACTACGTGTACCTCGAGATGGACATCTACTGGGCGCACGTGGCCCAGCACCGATTCCAGAGCTACACGGCGCCCGACGGCTCCGTCGTGCAGAACGTGTTCGACCCTGCCGGTCTCGTCGCCGCGCAGACCACCCGGTTCCCGCTCTTCCACGCGAAGGACGGCGCCTCGCGGCCCGACCTCGCCGCGGGCTACTCGATCGTGCCGTTCGGCGCGGGCGACATCGACTTCACCACGTTCTTCCAGCGGATCGGGGCGAAGGGGTACCACAACTCGATGTACGAGCAGGACAACGCGTCGACGGTCAACTCGCTGGGCGTGAACGCGCCGTCGCCCTCGCTGTCGCTGGAGAACTCCGCGTACAGCTACGGCAATCTGGCCGCCCTGCGCGGCTGA